The following are encoded together in the Pyxidicoccus xibeiensis genome:
- a CDS encoding two-component regulator propeller domain-containing protein, which yields MCIPGYRYRASLRGLIGLFFLAGLLLARPGMALDPERRVSQYSQDSWRANDGLPQNSLLSLAQTRDGYVWLGTWEGLVRFDGDRFQVFDKKTTPELRNHIIKALAEDASGTLWVGTEQGLVAYRDGRFERAPGAAAPLDGVKVLGLVAGEGVLWVGTSGGLWQVPLGTGTARHYTDADGLPDVHVLSLAQGEGGSLWVGTKQGLVRVVGGKLEAAPFPMPGPEPRPYVQGLSRDSAGVLWMATATGLLSWNGTLVRRFTVEDGLPTTSVTAVYTDSHGNLWVGTRRGGLVRRTAEGFSAPVPGTGLVDAEVLSLLEDRDGHLWVGTYSGLYRLRDGPFTTYGIPEGLASNAAVSAVLEDRRGTMWVGTVGGGLYRLEGGQFVHVGAEQGLPEKVIPALHETSDGTLWIGTTGGAYRYDGARFTRMTRAQGLPHDVVTAVLEDSRGDTWLGTQRGLARLHGGEVTVYGPKQGINHPIIVMAEDAKGRMWFGTEMGLLRWEEEKKGFQRFLQKDGLPGDVVLALLADPDGTLWVGTETGGLGRLRDDTWARFTGAQGLYDDAVFSLVPDADGYLWMSSNKGVSRVSRDELEAVASGKLPRLSSLNFDERDGMRSSECNGNTQPSGWRGKDGRLWFTNFAGAIVVDPVRVHASRQPPEVRIEEVRVQNKPVPVEGPVELPPGRSRLDIRFTAFTPGAAKKLPFRYRLVGHDDGWVSSEVRTATYTGLRPGSYTFEVQAEGRDGAWSQPVTLAVTLEPKLWQRTGFWLLCVLGMCVLGVTVYLLRVGQLKARERWLAERVQDRTQALARANEELEANMRTLRQTQAQLVQAGRMAAVGQLAAGVGHEINNPLAYIVSNLEHASEEADVLARELGELRGAGPRLKDVSQALREALHGADRVRRIVRDLKTFSRPDEEQQGPVDLHAVLDSAAKIAMAELRPRAKLVRDYGEVPRVEGSEARLAQVFLNLLINSAHALPEGRAESNEVRLVTRVAPDGMVVAEVRDTGIGIAPESLGRIFDPFYTTKPGVGTGLGLSLCHAYVTAMGGSISVESEPGRGAVFRVTLKRAARDSGAMPAVAVQAVVDAAWEATQAAQVRPPVEPRADAAQARGTVEPRADAAPARGAVEAPPGSQRWSSVADPFMPGTGTTPETPARSSEAVLRERTVGFVPPAGAEVVKAGPTGPMAWAVSTVSRTAAPEGTPSGAAASTSGTASEAVPSRQAAHGLAPHARPDAAPPAHEPRTDAPLDTGPVQARGRVLVVDDDALVSGAIRRTLARENDVDVLVSARQALEYLRGPELRYDVVLCDLMMPEMTGMDLYDALVREAPRVVERVVFITGGAFTPAARQFLERVENPRVEKPFDPEALRKLIRTEVARVRRDAEGRAA from the coding sequence ATGTGCATTCCGGGGTATCGCTACCGCGCTTCGTTGCGTGGACTCATCGGGCTTTTCTTCCTCGCGGGACTGCTCCTGGCGAGGCCGGGCATGGCCCTGGACCCCGAGCGTCGGGTCTCGCAGTACAGCCAGGACTCCTGGCGCGCCAACGACGGCCTGCCGCAGAACAGCCTGCTGTCGCTGGCGCAGACGCGCGACGGCTACGTGTGGCTGGGGACGTGGGAGGGCCTCGTGCGCTTCGACGGAGACCGCTTCCAGGTCTTCGACAAGAAGACCACGCCGGAACTGCGCAACCACATCATCAAGGCGCTCGCGGAGGACGCGTCCGGCACGCTGTGGGTGGGCACGGAGCAGGGGCTGGTGGCGTACCGCGACGGCCGCTTCGAGCGCGCCCCGGGCGCGGCGGCGCCGCTGGACGGCGTGAAGGTGCTGGGGCTCGTGGCGGGCGAGGGCGTGCTGTGGGTGGGCACCTCCGGCGGGCTGTGGCAGGTGCCGCTGGGCACCGGGACGGCGCGTCACTACACCGACGCGGACGGCCTGCCGGACGTGCACGTCCTCTCGCTGGCGCAGGGGGAGGGCGGCTCGCTGTGGGTGGGCACCAAGCAGGGCCTGGTGCGGGTGGTGGGCGGGAAGCTGGAGGCGGCACCCTTCCCCATGCCGGGCCCGGAGCCCCGGCCGTACGTGCAGGGGCTGAGCCGCGACTCGGCGGGCGTGCTGTGGATGGCGACGGCCACCGGGCTGCTGTCATGGAATGGGACGCTCGTGCGGCGCTTCACCGTCGAGGACGGCCTGCCGACGACGTCCGTCACCGCGGTGTACACGGACAGCCACGGCAACCTCTGGGTGGGCACGCGGCGCGGCGGCCTGGTGCGGCGCACCGCGGAGGGCTTCAGCGCGCCCGTGCCCGGCACGGGCCTGGTGGACGCGGAGGTGCTGTCCCTGCTGGAGGACCGGGACGGCCACCTCTGGGTGGGGACGTACTCGGGCCTGTACCGCCTGCGCGACGGCCCCTTCACCACCTATGGCATCCCCGAGGGGCTGGCCAGCAACGCGGCGGTCAGCGCCGTGCTGGAGGACAGGCGCGGGACGATGTGGGTGGGCACGGTGGGCGGCGGGCTGTACCGCCTGGAGGGCGGGCAGTTCGTCCACGTGGGCGCGGAGCAGGGGCTGCCGGAGAAGGTGATTCCCGCGCTGCACGAGACGTCCGACGGCACGCTGTGGATTGGCACCACCGGGGGCGCGTACCGGTACGACGGCGCGCGCTTCACGCGGATGACGCGCGCGCAGGGGCTGCCCCATGACGTGGTGACGGCCGTCCTGGAGGACTCGCGCGGCGACACGTGGCTGGGCACCCAGCGCGGGCTGGCGCGGCTGCATGGGGGCGAGGTCACCGTCTACGGGCCGAAGCAGGGCATCAACCACCCCATCATCGTCATGGCGGAGGACGCGAAGGGCCGGATGTGGTTCGGCACGGAGATGGGGCTGCTGCGCTGGGAGGAGGAGAAGAAGGGCTTCCAGCGCTTCCTGCAGAAGGACGGGCTGCCGGGCGACGTGGTGCTGGCGCTGCTGGCGGACCCGGACGGCACGCTGTGGGTGGGCACGGAGACGGGCGGGCTGGGGCGCCTGCGCGACGACACCTGGGCGCGCTTCACCGGCGCGCAGGGGCTGTACGACGACGCGGTGTTCAGCCTGGTGCCCGACGCCGACGGCTACCTGTGGATGAGCAGCAACAAGGGCGTGTCGCGCGTGTCCCGCGACGAGCTGGAGGCCGTGGCCTCGGGGAAGCTGCCTCGGCTGAGCTCGCTGAACTTCGACGAGCGTGACGGCATGCGCAGCTCGGAGTGCAACGGCAACACGCAGCCGTCCGGCTGGCGGGGGAAGGACGGGCGGCTGTGGTTCACCAACTTCGCCGGCGCCATCGTCGTGGACCCGGTGCGGGTGCACGCGAGCCGGCAGCCGCCCGAGGTGCGGATTGAAGAGGTGCGGGTGCAGAACAAGCCGGTGCCGGTGGAGGGCCCGGTGGAGCTGCCGCCGGGGCGCTCGCGGCTGGACATCCGCTTCACGGCCTTCACGCCCGGGGCCGCGAAGAAGCTGCCCTTCCGCTACCGGCTGGTGGGGCATGACGACGGCTGGGTGAGCTCGGAGGTGCGGACGGCCACGTACACGGGGCTTCGCCCGGGCAGCTACACCTTCGAGGTGCAGGCGGAGGGCCGCGACGGCGCGTGGTCGCAGCCCGTGACGCTGGCGGTGACGCTGGAGCCGAAGCTGTGGCAGCGCACGGGCTTCTGGCTGCTGTGCGTGCTGGGGATGTGCGTGCTGGGCGTCACCGTGTACCTGCTGCGCGTGGGGCAGCTGAAGGCGCGCGAGCGGTGGCTGGCGGAGCGCGTGCAGGACCGCACGCAGGCGCTGGCGCGGGCCAACGAGGAGCTGGAGGCGAACATGCGCACGCTGCGGCAGACGCAGGCGCAGCTCGTCCAAGCGGGGAGGATGGCGGCGGTGGGGCAGCTCGCGGCCGGCGTGGGCCATGAAATCAACAACCCGCTGGCCTACATCGTGTCGAACCTGGAGCACGCCAGCGAGGAAGCGGACGTGCTGGCGCGGGAGCTGGGCGAGCTGCGCGGGGCGGGGCCTCGCCTCAAGGACGTGAGCCAGGCGCTGCGCGAGGCGCTGCACGGCGCGGACCGGGTGCGGCGCATCGTCCGCGACCTGAAGACGTTCTCCCGCCCGGACGAGGAGCAGCAGGGGCCGGTGGACCTGCACGCGGTGCTGGACTCGGCGGCGAAGATTGCGATGGCCGAGCTGCGCCCGCGCGCGAAGCTGGTGCGCGACTACGGCGAGGTGCCGAGGGTGGAGGGCAGCGAGGCGCGCCTGGCGCAGGTGTTCCTCAACCTGCTCATCAACTCGGCGCACGCGCTGCCGGAGGGGCGGGCGGAGTCGAACGAGGTGCGGCTCGTCACCCGCGTGGCGCCCGACGGCATGGTGGTGGCCGAGGTTCGCGACACGGGCATCGGGATTGCCCCGGAGTCGCTCGGCCGCATCTTCGACCCGTTCTACACGACGAAGCCGGGCGTGGGCACGGGGCTGGGGCTGTCGCTGTGCCATGCGTACGTGACGGCCATGGGCGGCAGCATCTCCGTGGAGAGCGAGCCGGGCCGGGGCGCCGTGTTCCGCGTGACGCTGAAGCGCGCCGCGCGCGACTCGGGGGCGATGCCCGCCGTGGCCGTCCAGGCCGTGGTGGACGCGGCGTGGGAGGCGACGCAGGCCGCGCAGGTGCGTCCACCGGTGGAGCCGAGAGCGGACGCGGCGCAGGCCCGTGGCACGGTGGAGCCGAGGGCGGACGCGGCGCCAGCGCGCGGGGCCGTGGAAGCCCCCCCGGGCTCGCAGCGGTGGTCCTCGGTCGCGGACCCGTTCATGCCCGGCACCGGCACGACGCCGGAGACCCCGGCGCGCTCCTCGGAGGCCGTGCTCCGTGAGCGCACCGTGGGCTTCGTTCCTCCAGCAGGTGCCGAGGTCGTGAAGGCGGGCCCCACGGGGCCGATGGCCTGGGCCGTGAGCACGGTGTCGCGCACGGCGGCGCCGGAGGGCACTCCTTCAGGCGCCGCGGCCTCCACGAGCGGCACGGCGTCGGAGGCCGTACCGTCCAGGCAGGCCGCGCACGGACTGGCGCCGCATGCCCGGCCCGACGCGGCTCCACCGGCGCATGAGCCCCGCACGGATGCGCCGCTGGACACGGGCCCGGTGCAGGCGCGCGGCCGGGTGCTGGTGGTGGACGACGACGCGCTGGTGAGCGGGGCCATCCGCCGCACGCTGGCGCGGGAGAACGACGTCGACGTGCTGGTGAGTGCCCGGCAGGCGCTGGAGTACCTGCGTGGGCCGGAGCTGCGCTACGACGTGGTGCTCTGCGACCTGATGATGCCGGAGATGACGGGCATGGACCTGTACGACGCGCTGGTGCGGGAAGCGCCGCGCGTCGTGGAGCGGGTGGTCTTCATCACCGGCGGCGCCTTCACGCCAGCGGCGCGCCAGTTCCTGGAGCGGGTGGAGAACCCCCGGGTGGAGAAGCCCTTCGACCCGGAGGCGCTGCGCAAGCTCATCCGCACCGAGGTCGCCCGCGTCCGCCGCGATGCCGAGGGTCGCGCCGCGTAG
- a CDS encoding DUF2267 domain-containing protein has translation MSMQKQDETQSWSGLGVGTDKKSFLDKVSAQIPDYEAERAAEAVFCALSEVLPGGLVRQVSEQLPVDLRELMSTCPRHRSEEAAKMDRDDFYLRVANHLNAEPENVRLVLHGVFAALHTQIVEAEARKIEGQLPRWLQGTWAAARLQIDRPA, from the coding sequence ATGTCGATGCAGAAGCAGGATGAGACGCAGTCGTGGTCGGGGCTCGGAGTCGGGACGGACAAGAAGTCCTTCCTGGACAAAGTGTCGGCCCAGATTCCGGACTACGAGGCGGAGCGGGCCGCGGAGGCGGTGTTCTGCGCACTGTCGGAGGTGCTGCCGGGCGGCCTGGTGCGCCAGGTCAGCGAGCAGCTCCCGGTGGACTTGCGCGAGCTGATGAGCACCTGTCCCCGCCACCGCAGCGAGGAGGCGGCGAAGATGGACCGCGACGACTTCTACCTCCGGGTGGCCAACCACCTGAACGCCGAACCGGAGAACGTGCGCCTGGTCCTCCATGGCGTGTTCGCCGCGCTGCACACGCAGATTGTGGAGGCCGAGGCCCGGAAGATTGAAGGCCAGCTGCCCAGGTGGCTCCAGGGCACGTGGGCCGCCGCCCGCCTGCAGATAGACCGCCCCGCTTGA
- a CDS encoding S8 family serine peptidase, whose product MKRWGLVGLMALAACAPEDTAYTGAQGGACPGVTAGALMDEPQEQDVRGGPREDGRQSFIVRFRKDGVSAASQVGQLGGQVTARYRTVPAVAARLTADEHRKLAQDPRVESIEPDQVWHALGMATLPARAFAAAAVEGSVTGEYTDSLLQVQANTVWDPAGAGVPDTARPTGRGVRVCIIDSGLDLEHPELEGAVVARRDFLDGDDVPSDGVFGAWGSGHGTHVAGIVAARPGRGAASSSFLEKGGLVGVAPEAELVIARVLDVNGRTEMSLVLQALEFCAAEGARVASLSLGGGFATRTTLQAFQAAADSGMLVVAASGNDGGRVVSYPASDPSVLAVGAVDAQNRRAVFSSGGDGMGLVAPGVDVLSTFPQGHGAFSTLEARDLKLLSRPLLNAPEGTRTLGLVDCGEGETLDSCKKSSCSGFIAYVRPSYLPVDLVMINVMMQGAKAVIFGNEAMEGAVDILSLPRKGRWVPAITVNQAGSSVLHRLMSYSVRVEVKKADYAYMSGTSMAAPYVSGVAALLFSAHPSATAEQVRTAMLSTARDLGSGGYDEEYGHGLVQAHEAMEALEHLP is encoded by the coding sequence ATGAAGCGCTGGGGACTCGTGGGACTCATGGCGTTGGCGGCCTGCGCGCCGGAGGACACCGCGTATACGGGAGCCCAGGGCGGCGCATGTCCCGGCGTCACGGCGGGCGCGCTGATGGACGAGCCCCAGGAGCAGGACGTCCGGGGCGGCCCCCGCGAGGATGGCCGGCAGTCCTTCATCGTCCGCTTCCGCAAGGACGGCGTGTCGGCCGCGTCCCAGGTGGGCCAGCTCGGCGGCCAGGTGACGGCCCGCTACCGCACCGTGCCCGCGGTGGCCGCGCGCCTGACGGCCGACGAGCACCGGAAGCTGGCGCAGGACCCGCGGGTGGAGAGCATCGAGCCGGACCAGGTGTGGCATGCGCTGGGCATGGCCACCCTGCCGGCCCGGGCCTTCGCGGCCGCGGCGGTGGAGGGCAGCGTCACCGGCGAGTACACCGACAGCCTGCTGCAGGTGCAGGCCAACACCGTCTGGGACCCGGCGGGGGCTGGCGTGCCGGACACGGCGCGGCCCACGGGCCGAGGCGTGCGGGTGTGCATCATCGACAGCGGGTTGGATTTGGAGCACCCGGAGCTGGAGGGCGCGGTGGTGGCGCGCCGGGACTTCCTGGACGGCGACGACGTGCCGAGCGACGGCGTCTTCGGGGCGTGGGGCTCGGGCCATGGCACGCACGTGGCGGGCATCGTGGCGGCGCGGCCGGGGCGGGGCGCCGCGAGCAGCTCCTTCCTGGAGAAGGGAGGCCTGGTCGGCGTGGCGCCCGAGGCGGAGCTGGTCATCGCCCGGGTGCTGGACGTCAACGGCCGCACGGAGATGAGCCTGGTGCTGCAGGCCCTGGAGTTCTGCGCGGCCGAGGGCGCGAGGGTGGCGTCGCTGTCGCTGGGCGGCGGCTTCGCCACGCGCACCACGCTGCAGGCCTTCCAGGCGGCGGCCGACAGCGGGATGCTGGTGGTGGCCGCGTCGGGCAACGACGGCGGGCGGGTGGTGTCCTATCCGGCGTCGGACCCGTCCGTGCTGGCGGTGGGCGCGGTGGACGCGCAGAACCGGCGGGCGGTCTTCTCCTCCGGGGGGGACGGCATGGGGCTGGTGGCGCCGGGCGTGGACGTGCTGTCCACCTTCCCCCAGGGCCATGGCGCCTTCTCCACGCTGGAGGCGAGGGACTTGAAGCTGCTGTCGCGCCCGCTGCTCAACGCGCCCGAGGGCACCCGCACGCTCGGGCTGGTGGACTGCGGCGAGGGCGAGACGCTGGACTCGTGCAAGAAGAGCTCGTGCAGCGGCTTCATCGCCTACGTGCGCCCCAGCTACCTCCCCGTGGACCTGGTGATGATCAACGTGATGATGCAGGGCGCGAAGGCCGTCATCTTCGGCAACGAGGCGATGGAGGGGGCCGTGGACATCCTCTCCCTGCCGCGCAAGGGCCGGTGGGTGCCCGCCATCACCGTCAACCAGGCGGGCAGCAGCGTGCTGCACCGGCTGATGAGCTACAGCGTGCGCGTCGAGGTGAAGAAGGCCGACTACGCGTACATGTCCGGCACCTCCATGGCGGCGCCGTACGTGAGCGGCGTGGCCGCGCTGCTGTTCAGCGCCCACCCGTCCGCCACGGCGGAGCAGGTGCGCACGGCGATGCTGTCCACCGCGAGGGACCTGGGCTCCGGGGGCTACGACGAGGAGTATGGCCACGGGCTGGTGCAGGCCCACGAGGCGATGGAGGCGCTCGAACACCTGCCGTGA
- a CDS encoding serine/threonine protein kinase: protein MSHTPTESPRFLGRYELVHPLGQGGMGEVFLAKISGAAGFEKPCIVKTILPTLLKDRQFLDRFHHEAKVLVHLVHSSIAQVYDMGEMDGTYYMALEYVAGVDLAYLLEQARAQGVAVPAPVALFIGQRMAEGLGYAHRKAGPDGTPLGIVHRDVSPHNVMVSYEGEVKVIDFGLAKSAARSKYTLPATVMGKLGYMSPEQVRAEALDHRSDIYSCGVVVWEMLAGRSLIPHGTVGEMMAAMSQPVVPPLHELRKDVDATLDAVVRRALEAKPDARYGRSDEFARALNGELVRSGAEVGAEEVGHFVRGLCPEAFAAQRKLISKVSSSSSHRRTPAPVSGTGTGTYGTGPQPAPEDDADMTGHEPTVMRNVNDLQPSKRRSGGVARPDAVYAEGDEEADTGSTTLRQAPRPAREGDEVADVGPTSVRQPSGSTPAARAGSGGHGSRRASRPVPAVESEEGTVEAPPRASSRPLPAVDDEDRHPARRRPMGLYAAIAVLLVIATAATTALFVGRSTAGAGGQATVAPATGTAVKDPAAAAAGTPAPGTAPAGAVAGSANPGSPGTPPAPGTAPVVAAVGQGAPGAQAVPSSAAVGTGASGTPGTEGVAAQDPAGGKRPVATAKLPGRKKPVTAPEPEPTSTVKYVSPASVHKVLEDGGRYYIERGLSAGLIQGAEVQVVGPAAKNGQRPVLGLARVVKPPRAAKLTHATRIYLELDEDALEAGGVRFIPVAAAGKAAPAPAPAPEEETAEAAPAEEPVKPAETGKLNAGVRKRRSVSGLFASTKGVPVTITNKDSTAWTNCDVVTSRRMVGRLGHLAPGASRTIEDYKPGARYSVGSDMMGIYCDQGKHEQPLR from the coding sequence ATGAGCCACACACCCACAGAGTCCCCCCGCTTCCTCGGGCGATACGAGCTCGTCCATCCCCTCGGACAGGGGGGAATGGGGGAGGTCTTCCTGGCGAAGATCAGCGGCGCGGCCGGCTTCGAGAAGCCGTGCATCGTCAAGACGATTCTTCCAACCCTGCTGAAGGACCGGCAGTTCCTGGACCGGTTCCACCACGAAGCCAAGGTGCTGGTGCACCTCGTCCACTCGTCGATTGCCCAGGTGTACGACATGGGCGAGATGGACGGCACCTACTACATGGCGCTGGAGTACGTGGCGGGGGTGGACCTGGCGTACCTGCTCGAGCAGGCGCGGGCGCAAGGGGTGGCGGTGCCGGCGCCGGTGGCGCTGTTCATCGGACAGCGCATGGCGGAGGGGCTGGGGTACGCGCACCGCAAGGCGGGGCCGGACGGCACGCCGCTGGGCATCGTCCACCGCGACGTGTCCCCGCACAACGTCATGGTGTCGTACGAGGGCGAGGTGAAGGTCATCGACTTCGGCCTCGCCAAGTCCGCGGCGCGCAGCAAGTACACGCTGCCGGCCACGGTGATGGGGAAGCTGGGGTACATGTCCCCGGAGCAGGTGCGCGCCGAGGCCCTGGACCACCGCAGCGACATCTACTCGTGCGGCGTGGTGGTGTGGGAGATGCTGGCGGGCCGCTCGCTCATCCCCCATGGGACGGTGGGGGAGATGATGGCGGCCATGTCGCAGCCGGTGGTGCCGCCGCTGCATGAGCTGCGCAAGGACGTGGACGCCACGCTGGACGCGGTGGTGCGGCGCGCGCTGGAGGCTAAGCCGGACGCGCGCTACGGGCGCTCGGACGAGTTCGCCCGCGCGCTCAACGGGGAGCTGGTGCGCTCGGGCGCGGAGGTGGGCGCCGAGGAGGTGGGCCACTTCGTCCGCGGGCTGTGCCCGGAGGCGTTCGCCGCGCAGCGCAAGCTCATCTCCAAGGTGTCCTCCTCCTCCAGCCACCGCCGCACCCCCGCGCCCGTGTCGGGCACCGGTACGGGCACGTATGGCACCGGCCCCCAGCCGGCTCCGGAGGACGACGCCGACATGACGGGCCACGAGCCCACGGTGATGCGCAACGTGAACGACCTCCAGCCGTCCAAGCGCCGCAGCGGCGGCGTGGCCCGGCCGGACGCCGTCTATGCGGAGGGCGACGAGGAGGCGGACACGGGCTCCACCACGCTGCGCCAGGCCCCCCGCCCCGCGCGGGAAGGCGACGAGGTCGCGGACGTGGGGCCCACGTCGGTGCGTCAGCCCTCCGGCTCCACGCCCGCCGCGCGTGCGGGCAGCGGAGGCCACGGGTCACGCAGGGCGTCGCGACCGGTGCCGGCGGTGGAGTCGGAGGAAGGCACCGTGGAGGCGCCGCCGCGCGCCTCCTCGCGGCCGCTGCCCGCCGTGGACGACGAGGACCGCCACCCGGCCCGTCGACGTCCGATGGGGCTCTATGCCGCCATCGCCGTGCTGCTGGTGATTGCCACCGCCGCCACCACCGCGCTGTTCGTCGGCCGGTCCACGGCGGGGGCTGGAGGGCAGGCGACGGTGGCGCCGGCCACGGGGACCGCGGTGAAGGACCCCGCGGCCGCGGCGGCGGGAACGCCCGCGCCGGGCACGGCGCCCGCGGGTGCGGTGGCGGGGAGCGCGAACCCGGGCTCCCCCGGTACTCCGCCGGCTCCAGGGACGGCGCCCGTGGTGGCCGCCGTCGGGCAGGGCGCACCGGGGGCGCAGGCCGTGCCGTCATCGGCGGCCGTGGGGACTGGCGCGTCCGGGACGCCGGGCACGGAGGGCGTCGCAGCCCAGGACCCGGCGGGCGGCAAGCGTCCGGTGGCCACGGCGAAGCTGCCCGGAAGGAAGAAGCCCGTCACCGCTCCGGAGCCCGAGCCCACGTCGACGGTCAAGTACGTCTCTCCCGCGTCGGTGCACAAGGTGTTGGAGGACGGGGGCAGGTACTACATCGAGCGAGGGCTGTCCGCGGGGCTCATCCAGGGCGCGGAGGTGCAGGTCGTGGGCCCGGCGGCGAAGAATGGCCAGCGGCCGGTGCTGGGGCTCGCCCGGGTGGTGAAGCCGCCCCGCGCGGCGAAGCTCACGCATGCCACGCGCATCTACCTCGAGCTGGATGAGGACGCGCTCGAGGCCGGCGGGGTGCGGTTCATCCCGGTGGCCGCCGCCGGAAAGGCCGCTCCAGCTCCAGCTCCAGCTCCAGAGGAGGAGACCGCCGAGGCCGCGCCCGCGGAGGAGCCGGTGAAGCCCGCCGAGACGGGCAAGCTGAATGCCGGGGTGCGCAAGCGCAGGAGCGTCTCGGGCCTCTTCGCGAGCACGAAGGGAGTGCCCGTCACCATCACCAACAAGGACTCCACTGCCTGGACCAACTGCGACGTGGTCACGAGCCGCCGGATGGTGGGGCGGCTGGGCCACCTCGCGCCCGGCGCGTCCCGGACCATCGAGGACTACAAGCCCGGCGCCAGGTACTCGGTGGGCAGCGACATGATGGGCATCTACTGCGACCAGGGAAAGCACGAGCAACCGCTGCGCTGA
- a CDS encoding cytochrome-c peroxidase: MTPYRLRAAALVLALGGLGLACESEEAFPNIDELDELRSLHTLSRQPSKDGTNRVDGLAAAEALGARLFNDGTLSRCGTVSCASCHGGEGLTVDTAKAEGCGGRQTARNPPTLLNVAHSRWFMWDGRADRLWSQAVLPLTHPDEMDSDAQLVGAQLASARYRNEYHALFGKWPEEEAGPALLANVGKALAAHQRTLVRVDAPFDADVKRFIAAAEAGTAEKDPAYLGLKTFVRKGQCIVCHKSPTLSDDLFHNIGVEDTGDGSGGQWAILDSLLSWEFNAASPLSDAPAGTEAIRLQTLRTQAKQAELEGAFRTPSLRNVALTAPYMHTGGQATLEEVVDFYNDGGGTAGTFVGRKTDTIVALDLSDAEKRALVDLLKSMTGTPR; encoded by the coding sequence ATGACCCCGTATCGCTTGCGCGCCGCCGCGCTCGTCCTGGCCCTGGGCGGGCTGGGGCTGGCGTGTGAATCCGAGGAGGCGTTCCCCAACATCGACGAGCTGGACGAGCTCCGCAGCCTGCACACCCTGTCCCGGCAGCCGTCGAAGGACGGCACCAACCGGGTGGACGGGCTCGCCGCGGCGGAGGCGCTGGGGGCGAGGCTCTTCAACGACGGGACGCTGTCGCGCTGCGGGACGGTGTCCTGCGCGAGCTGCCACGGCGGCGAGGGGCTCACCGTGGACACGGCGAAGGCGGAGGGCTGTGGCGGGAGGCAGACGGCCCGCAACCCGCCCACGCTGCTGAACGTGGCGCACAGCCGCTGGTTCATGTGGGATGGGCGGGCGGACCGGCTCTGGTCCCAGGCGGTGCTGCCGCTGACGCACCCGGATGAGATGGACTCGGACGCCCAGCTCGTCGGCGCGCAGCTGGCGTCGGCGCGGTACCGGAACGAGTACCACGCGCTCTTCGGGAAGTGGCCGGAGGAGGAGGCGGGCCCGGCGCTGCTGGCCAACGTGGGCAAGGCGCTGGCGGCGCACCAGCGGACGCTGGTGCGGGTGGATGCGCCCTTCGACGCGGACGTGAAGCGCTTCATCGCTGCGGCGGAGGCGGGCACGGCGGAGAAGGACCCGGCGTACCTGGGGCTGAAGACCTTCGTGCGCAAGGGCCAGTGCATCGTCTGCCACAAGAGCCCGACGCTGAGCGACGACCTGTTCCACAACATCGGCGTGGAGGACACCGGGGACGGCTCGGGCGGGCAGTGGGCGATTCTGGACTCGCTGCTGTCGTGGGAGTTCAACGCCGCGAGCCCCCTGAGCGACGCGCCAGCGGGCACGGAGGCCATCCGGCTGCAGACGCTCCGGACGCAGGCGAAGCAGGCGGAGCTGGAGGGCGCGTTCCGCACGCCGTCGCTGCGCAACGTGGCACTGACGGCGCCGTACATGCACACCGGGGGGCAGGCCACGCTGGAGGAAGTCGTGGACTTCTACAACGACGGGGGCGGCACGGCGGGCACCTTCGTGGGCCGCAAGACGGACACCATCGTCGCGCTCGACTTGTCGGACGCGGAGAAGCGGGCGCTGGTGGACCTGCTGAAGTCCATGACGGGGACGCCGCGCTGA